One window of the Syntrophobacterales bacterium genome contains the following:
- a CDS encoding TlpA family protein disulfide reductase has protein sequence MEEKRGRADDRYSFKHIIFFVLIIAAIAVVILLQGKDSFFTSDKPRVKVGLPAPNFTFPGLDGKNISLADFKGKVVFVNIWATWCPPCREEMPSMERLYQELKGKDFEILAVSIDAAGATAVAPFMKEYKLNFPALLDPGGTIKNLYGTTGVPESFIVNKEGLIEEIVIGPRGWFTPEVVRFFQNLIQRP, from the coding sequence ATGGAAGAAAAAAGGGGACGTGCAGATGATAGATATAGCTTTAAACATATCATCTTTTTTGTTTTAATTATTGCTGCAATAGCGGTCGTTATTCTACTCCAGGGGAAAGATTCATTCTTTACGTCTGACAAGCCAAGGGTCAAGGTGGGGCTTCCCGCGCCGAATTTTACCTTTCCGGGACTGGACGGCAAGAATATCAGCCTGGCCGATTTCAAGGGAAAAGTGGTCTTCGTCAATATCTGGGCCACCTGGTGCCCCCCTTGCCGGGAAGAGATGCCATCGATGGAAAGGCTTTATCAGGAGCTGAAGGGTAAAGATTTTGAAATCCTCGCGGTCAGCATTGACGCGGCGGGGGCCACGGCTGTTGCCCCATTTATGAAAGAATACAAGCTGAATTTCCCGGCCCTTCTCGATCCCGGGGGGACGATAAAAAATCTCTATGGGACGACCGGCGTTCCGGAAAGTTTTATCGTTAATAAAGAAGGGTTGATTGAAGAAATCGTTATCGGTCCGAGGGGCTGGTTTACCCCTGAAGTTGTCCGTTTTTTCCAAAATCTGATTCAGAGGCCATAA
- a CDS encoding CueP family metal-binding protein, whose product MTHYFSSCQGELTEQTFFVKAVDAEGNVLVEQAATALKNGFMELWLPRNRRISLEIKRGDLIAQGVIETFPDSKTCVTTFQLR is encoded by the coding sequence ATGACGCACTATTTCTCCTCCTGTCAGGGGGAGTTGACCGAGCAGACCTTTTTTGTAAAGGCCGTGGATGCAGAGGGAAATGTCCTTGTCGAGCAAGCGGCAACCGCCCTGAAAAACGGCTTTATGGAACTCTGGCTGCCGAGAAATCGCCGGATCAGTCTGGAGATCAAAAGGGGCGATCTGATCGCCCAGGGCGTGATTGAAACCTTTCCGGACAGCAAGACCTGTGTGACCACGTTTCAATTGCGGTAA